The following coding sequences lie in one Candidatus Kaelpia imicola genomic window:
- a CDS encoding proline--tRNA ligase, with amino-acid sequence MRFSEGFLPTIRELPKDAEAISHQLMLKSGMIRRLASGLYSYLPLGFKTLLKVITIVREEMNKAGAQELLLPAIHPEELWQKTGRLSTLGEDIIQFKNRAGKNMILGPTHEEIVTWLVSKEIESYRQLPLVLYQIQTKFRDEPRPRFGVIRTCEFIMKDAYSFNANWESLDDSYKKIHQAYCNIFESCGLNYLSVEADPGIMGGDISHEFMAPSEYGEDRVVLCSSCNYSASLDVARRKEEVVKGEESRGEPVKEVYTPGVSSVADVSGVLGVSAEKLLKTIIYRSGNSFIAVVVRGESDVNEAKLRKKLKCSELRMATTSEIKSETGADAGFSGPLGLKLRTIADFDVRGISGAVAGANRKDYHLVNLSEGRDFKLDEFCDIRNVKESDLCPECGKALKIQSAIEIGHIFKLGNRYSKPLEALFVDDKGNSSEIIMGCYGIGINRIAASFIEQNNDTKGIIWNSALAPYKVIIIATNIDDEEILRKSEEIYQFLEKSGLEVLFDDRPIRAGNKFNDADLIGIPYQIVVGSNYVKEGKFELRKRGQEVLLEFENLDQILDKLK; translated from the coding sequence ATGAGATTTTCAGAAGGTTTTTTACCGACAATTAGAGAGCTGCCCAAGGATGCAGAGGCTATATCGCATCAACTGATGCTTAAGTCAGGCATGATAAGACGTTTAGCTTCAGGGCTTTACTCTTACCTTCCTTTAGGCTTTAAGACTTTACTGAAGGTCATAACTATAGTGAGGGAAGAGATGAATAAAGCCGGAGCTCAAGAACTGCTTCTTCCAGCTATACACCCTGAGGAGCTTTGGCAGAAAACCGGCAGACTCTCTACTTTGGGTGAAGATATAATTCAGTTTAAAAACAGGGCTGGGAAGAATATGATATTGGGGCCTACCCATGAAGAGATTGTAACCTGGCTGGTCTCAAAAGAGATTGAGTCTTATAGACAGCTGCCGCTGGTCCTCTACCAGATTCAAACTAAATTCAGGGATGAGCCCAGGCCCAGATTCGGTGTAATAAGAACCTGTGAGTTTATCATGAAGGATGCTTACAGTTTTAATGCTAACTGGGAGTCGCTGGATGATAGCTATAAAAAGATTCACCAGGCCTACTGCAATATATTTGAAAGCTGCGGGCTTAATTACCTCAGCGTTGAAGCGGATCCCGGGATAATGGGAGGAGATATCTCTCATGAGTTTATGGCTCCTTCTGAATACGGAGAGGATAGGGTTGTATTGTGCTCTAGTTGTAACTATTCAGCAAGCTTGGATGTTGCAAGAAGAAAAGAGGAAGTAGTCAAGGGAGAAGAGAGCCGGGGAGAACCTGTTAAAGAAGTCTATACTCCGGGTGTTAGTTCTGTTGCTGATGTTTCTGGAGTTCTAGGAGTTTCAGCTGAGAAGCTTTTAAAAACCATAATATATAGATCCGGCAATAGCTTCATTGCTGTAGTTGTGAGAGGAGAGAGCGATGTTAATGAGGCTAAGCTGCGTAAAAAACTTAAATGCAGCGAGCTGAGAATGGCAACAACTTCTGAGATAAAGAGTGAGACTGGGGCAGATGCGGGATTTTCGGGTCCTCTGGGTTTAAAGTTAAGAACTATTGCTGATTTTGATGTTAGAGGTATATCAGGTGCTGTTGCAGGAGCAAACAGAAAGGATTATCATCTGGTGAACTTATCAGAAGGCAGGGATTTTAAGTTGGATGAGTTTTGTGATATCAGAAACGTCAAAGAGTCTGACTTATGTCCTGAGTGCGGTAAGGCTTTAAAAATTCAAAGCGCGATTGAGATAGGACATATATTCAAGCTTGGGAACCGCTATAGCAAACCTCTTGAGGCTCTCTTTGTCGATGATAAAGGCAATAGCAGTGAAATTATCATGGGTTGCTATGGAATAGGGATCAATAGGATAGCAGCCTCTTTTATTGAGCAGAACAATGATACTAAAGGTATTATATGGAATTCTGCTCTGGCGCCCTATAAAGTGATCATTATAGCTACAAACATAGACGACGAGGAAATACTCCGGAAATCTGAAGAGATATATCAGTTTCTTGAGAAGTCTGGATTGGAAGTGCTTTTTGATGATAGGCCAATTCGAGCAGGAAACAAATTTAATGATGCAGATTTGATAGGCATTCCGTATCAGATAGTAGTGGGTTCCAATTATGTAAAAGAGGGTAAGTTTGAGTTGAGGAAGAGAGGCCAGGAAGTTTTACTGGAGTTTGAAAACTTGGATCAGATACTGGATAAATTGAAATAG
- the ispG gene encoding flavodoxin-dependent (E)-4-hydroxy-3-methylbut-2-enyl-diphosphate synthase → MRRRRVVRVGDVEIGGDNPVSVQTMIKKSSDKYSQIIDEIAQLKEAGSEIIRIAYREEDETGFIGRIIKESLLPVEMDIHFDFKLALSAIELGADAVRINPGNISKEGLREIVLSAKRKNIPIRVGVNIGSVPEIYRKKYDSVDSMLELLKEYLSYMEGLNFKDIFLSLKANTVMDTYLANLKAASLFDYPLHVGVTATGLGISAVVKSSIGIGALLMQGVGDTIRVSLTDSTFREVEVAKEILSALGLRKFGIEVISCPGCGRAQIDILDLANRAKEELVKVKRGKGLKVAIMGCEVNGPGEAKDADIGVAGGKNCAILFKKGRQIKKLDKAGLITVLVREVREMI, encoded by the coding sequence ATGAGAAGGAGAAGAGTGGTCAGGGTTGGTGATGTTGAGATCGGGGGAGATAATCCGGTCTCTGTGCAGACCATGATCAAAAAGAGTTCCGATAAATATTCCCAGATAATAGATGAGATAGCTCAATTAAAAGAAGCGGGCTCTGAGATTATAAGGATTGCATATAGAGAAGAAGATGAGACTGGGTTTATAGGGAGGATTATAAAAGAGAGCCTTCTTCCTGTTGAGATGGATATCCATTTTGATTTTAAACTTGCTCTCTCGGCGATAGAGCTTGGAGCAGATGCAGTAAGGATTAATCCAGGTAATATCTCAAAAGAGGGTTTGAGAGAGATTGTATTGTCGGCTAAGAGAAAGAATATTCCAATTCGGGTAGGGGTTAATATCGGTTCGGTTCCTGAGATTTATAGAAAAAAATATGACTCTGTTGATTCAATGTTAGAGCTTCTTAAGGAGTATTTAAGCTATATGGAAGGTTTAAATTTTAAAGATATCTTTCTATCCCTTAAAGCTAATACTGTTATGGATACTTACTTGGCTAATTTGAAGGCAGCCTCTTTGTTTGACTATCCACTCCATGTCGGTGTTACTGCAACAGGGCTGGGAATATCTGCTGTTGTTAAATCCAGTATCGGCATCGGGGCTCTTCTTATGCAGGGAGTGGGCGATACTATCAGGGTCTCTCTTACTGATTCAACGTTTCGTGAGGTTGAAGTTGCAAAAGAGATACTCTCTGCTTTAGGGCTTCGTAAGTTTGGGATCGAAGTTATATCTTGTCCTGGATGCGGCAGGGCTCAGATTGATATATTGGACTTGGCTAATAGAGCAAAAGAGGAGCTGGTCAAGGTAAAGAGAGGGAAGGGACTGAAGGTTGCTATTATGGGTTGTGAAGTCAATGGACCCGGCGAAGCTAAAGACGCTGATATAGGTGTTGCAGGAGGAAAAAACTGTGCTATCCTATTTAAAAAAGGGAGACAGATTAAAAAGCTGGATAAAGCGGGTTTGATAACTGTTTTAGTTCGGGAAGTAAGAGAAATGATATGA
- the rseP gene encoding RIP metalloprotease RseP has product MILVIIAFGFLVFVHEASHFIVAKRMGVAVEVFSIGFGPKIFSFKSSETEYKISLIPLGGYVKMAGENPREELKGERSEFLSQPPGRRSLIILGGPLGNYLLAFILFFILYSSGFPVIGTTIGGFKEGYPAQDSGLKVGDKIIAVDNEEVKSWEDLIAEVHPRPNQELKITIKRNQGEFSYAVKTKDKELLDLDGQKKIIGLLGISPDDEDVFIKRYGPYKSLQESVATVFDISAKTLRAILNIVTGRLSLKDSVVGPVGIIHISSKMADMGISYLLTLMALINVSLAIFNLLPIPVLDGGHLFFILIERIRRRPVSIIVQERFTQAGMGLLLFLLLYLTYFDLMRVFFK; this is encoded by the coding sequence ATGATTTTAGTTATCATTGCTTTTGGTTTTCTTGTATTTGTGCATGAGGCATCCCATTTTATTGTTGCTAAGAGAATGGGTGTTGCTGTCGAGGTTTTCTCGATTGGGTTTGGACCCAAAATATTCTCTTTTAAAAGCTCTGAAACAGAGTATAAGATCTCACTTATTCCTCTTGGAGGTTATGTGAAGATGGCAGGCGAGAACCCCAGAGAGGAGTTAAAAGGCGAAAGAAGTGAGTTTCTTTCTCAACCTCCCGGCAGGAGAAGCTTGATCATATTGGGTGGTCCTCTTGGTAATTATCTTTTGGCTTTTATACTCTTCTTTATACTTTATAGCAGCGGTTTTCCTGTGATAGGTACTACTATAGGCGGCTTTAAAGAGGGGTATCCTGCCCAGGATTCGGGTTTAAAAGTTGGCGATAAGATAATTGCTGTTGATAATGAGGAGGTTAAAAGCTGGGAGGATTTAATAGCAGAAGTACATCCAAGGCCGAATCAGGAGCTAAAGATAACCATAAAACGTAATCAGGGTGAGTTTAGTTATGCAGTTAAAACTAAAGATAAGGAGCTCTTAGACTTAGACGGCCAGAAAAAGATAATTGGATTATTGGGTATATCGCCGGACGATGAGGATGTATTTATAAAGAGATACGGGCCTTATAAGTCACTTCAAGAGTCAGTAGCCACTGTCTTTGATATCTCTGCTAAGACTCTAAGAGCTATCTTGAATATTGTTACCGGCAGGCTATCTCTTAAAGATTCAGTCGTAGGGCCGGTAGGTATCATTCATATATCCTCTAAGATGGCCGATATGGGCATAAGCTATCTGCTAACTCTGATGGCATTAATAAATGTTAGCCTTGCAATCTTTAACCTGCTGCCTATTCCGGTCTTAGATGGAGGTCATCTTTTCTTTATCCTGATAGAGAGGATTCGCCGCAGGCCTGTCTCTATTATTGTCCAGGAGAGGTTTACTCAGGCAGGAATGGGTTTGTTGCTCTTTCTTCTTTTATACCTTACATATTTTGATTTAATGCGGGTGTTCTTTAAATGA
- the dxr gene encoding 1-deoxy-D-xylulose-5-phosphate reductoisomerase, producing the protein MKKIAILGSTGSVGRQILDIVEKSNGLFKIVALGSDRNIELLAQQAKKFKVDNIFLNRAKDIGRLPFEVFESQNDFLNFVAGQKVDLLILALSGTDAIRPLIFALENDINLAIANKEAIIAAGSIVNNIRASSSSEIIPLDSEHNAIFQLLKGVDKDEISKVFLTCSGGPFLDFSDRELENVSLDMALSHPRWEMGNKITIDSATLMNKGFEVIEACYLFGLSSDFMEVIIHPEAIIHAMIELKDGTTFAEMALPDMRVSIAHALGYPDRFDSGLRIDWRSLEKMSFKAVSIESYPALRIAYDALERGGSLPAFIVKVDEIIVNEFLGSKIAFKDIISSVEEAVRRHDVFEIDSLKDIERVFRDAEEISTDIIKEVGKI; encoded by the coding sequence ATGAAGAAGATTGCTATCTTGGGCTCAACAGGCAGCGTTGGCAGGCAGATTCTTGATATAGTTGAGAAAAGTAACGGTCTTTTTAAGATAGTTGCTTTGGGTTCTGACAGAAATATAGAGCTTCTCGCTCAGCAGGCAAAAAAGTTTAAAGTAGATAATATTTTTTTAAATAGAGCTAAAGATATCGGCAGATTACCCTTTGAGGTTTTTGAATCCCAGAATGATTTTTTAAACTTTGTAGCTGGTCAGAAGGTAGACCTTTTAATTTTAGCTCTTTCCGGTACAGATGCAATAAGACCGCTAATATTTGCCCTAGAGAACGATATTAATTTAGCTATTGCAAATAAAGAAGCGATAATAGCTGCAGGATCTATTGTTAATAATATAAGAGCAAGCAGTAGCTCTGAAATCATTCCTTTAGACAGTGAGCATAATGCGATATTTCAGCTTCTTAAAGGAGTTGATAAAGACGAGATCTCTAAGGTCTTTTTAACCTGTTCTGGAGGGCCGTTTCTGGATTTTTCAGATAGAGAACTGGAGAACGTATCTTTGGATATGGCTCTCTCTCACCCCAGGTGGGAGATGGGAAATAAGATCACAATAGATTCGGCTACTTTGATGAATAAAGGTTTTGAGGTAATAGAGGCTTGCTATCTCTTTGGTCTCTCCTCGGATTTTATGGAGGTGATAATCCATCCAGAAGCAATTATCCATGCCATGATAGAGCTAAAAGACGGAACAACATTTGCTGAAATGGCTCTGCCTGATATGAGGGTATCTATAGCGCATGCTTTAGGGTATCCTGACAGGTTTGATTCAGGTTTGAGGATTGATTGGAGAAGCTTAGAGAAGATGAGTTTTAAAGCGGTATCTATAGAGAGTTATCCGGCCTTAAGAATAGCTTATGATGCGTTAGAGCGAGGTGGAAGCTTACCCGCTTTTATTGTTAAAGTTGATGAGATCATAGTCAATGAGTTTTTGGGTTCTAAGATAGCTTTTAAAGATATAATCTCTTCTGTTGAAGAAGCTGTAAGGAGGCATGATGTTTTTGAGATAGACTCACTGAAGGATATTGAGAGAGTTTTTAGAGATGCAGAAGAGATATCTACTGATATTATAAAGGAGGTTGGTAAGATATGA
- a CDS encoding phosphatidate cytidylyltransferase: protein MDLFDRNLVKRIISSIVIILFIFWVIIFANLFIYTSLIVMLATVALWEFYRIIAKRYGSIYPGIGFIVSYLLFAVSLKENLGFAYLVYPLSFALILLFLYQMVRKTNKDAALCLGLTMLGLIYITIPAIFLIKIRMLQGGISLVIYYICVIKATDIGAYLVGVKFGRHPLIPRISPKKSIEGFIGGIMFAISVSCAASIYWGVMSFYHAFTVGFILGVCAQFGDLSESVLKRDAGVKDSGKTIPGLGGVLDLSDSILIALPFYYIYMHNFIIK from the coding sequence ATGGATCTCTTTGATAGGAATTTAGTTAAAAGAATTATTAGCAGTATAGTAATAATCCTGTTTATATTCTGGGTTATAATATTTGCCAACCTCTTTATATATACCTCTTTGATCGTAATGCTTGCTACGGTTGCACTTTGGGAGTTTTACAGGATTATTGCAAAGAGATACGGCAGCATATACCCCGGTATTGGCTTTATAGTCTCATACCTTCTCTTCGCGGTCTCTTTAAAAGAGAATCTTGGTTTTGCATATCTTGTATATCCGCTCTCTTTTGCATTAATATTGCTCTTTCTTTATCAGATGGTGAGAAAGACTAATAAAGATGCGGCTTTATGTTTGGGGCTTACCATGCTGGGGTTAATATATATAACGATACCGGCAATATTTTTAATAAAGATTAGAATGCTTCAAGGAGGTATCTCTTTAGTAATATATTATATCTGTGTAATCAAAGCAACAGATATAGGTGCTTATCTCGTTGGTGTAAAATTTGGCAGACATCCTTTGATTCCTAGAATAAGCCCTAAAAAATCTATAGAGGGTTTTATTGGCGGTATTATGTTTGCAATATCGGTTTCCTGTGCAGCCTCTATCTATTGGGGGGTAATGTCGTTTTATCATGCTTTTACCGTAGGTTTTATCTTGGGTGTATGTGCTCAGTTTGGGGATCTCTCAGAATCGGTTCTTAAGCGTGATGCCGGAGTTAAAGATTCTGGTAAGACTATTCCTGGTCTGGGCGGTGTACTGGATCTATCAGACAGCATCCTGATAGCTTTACCGTTTTACTATATCTATATGCATAATTTTATAATTAAATGA
- the uppS gene encoding polyprenyl diphosphate synthase gives MVSIINVPKHIAIIMDGNGRWAANKGLPRRYGHSRGVRSVRRVIDYCLGLGIEYLTLYTFSTENWKRPKKEVDMLMKMLEENIGSNLTELAEEKNIRVRIIGDWKVLPGELPQKIEKVIHETEGFDRLNLTLAINYGARQEIVNAAVRIASDFKSGKIKLEEFNEPFLSNYLYTFDLPDPDLLIRTAGEYRISNYLLWQAAYTELYTTTKLWPDFRKSDLIKAIKNYKKCRRKYGSL, from the coding sequence ATGGTTTCTATTATTAATGTTCCAAAACATATAGCGATTATAATGGATGGCAATGGTCGCTGGGCTGCAAACAAAGGTCTTCCTCGCAGGTATGGACATAGCAGAGGGGTAAGGTCTGTCCGCAGAGTAATTGATTATTGCCTGGGGTTAGGGATAGAGTATCTGACTCTCTATACTTTTTCAACAGAGAATTGGAAGAGGCCTAAGAAAGAGGTTGACATGTTGATGAAGATGTTGGAGGAGAATATAGGCAGCAATCTAACCGAGCTTGCAGAGGAGAAGAATATAAGAGTACGTATTATCGGAGATTGGAAAGTTCTTCCTGGTGAGCTTCCTCAGAAGATAGAGAAGGTTATTCACGAGACAGAGGGTTTTGACAGGCTCAATCTGACTTTAGCTATAAATTATGGTGCTAGGCAAGAGATTGTTAATGCAGCAGTTAGAATTGCCAGCGATTTTAAATCTGGCAAGATTAAACTTGAAGAATTCAACGAACCTTTCCTAAGCAACTATCTTTATACTTTTGATTTACCCGACCCCGATCTCTTGATTCGTACTGCAGGAGAATACCGTATTAGCAATTATTTACTTTGGCAGGCAGCTTATACAGAGCTTTATACCACAACAAAACTATGGCCTGACTTTAGAAAGTCAGATTTAATAAAAGCTATAAAAAACTATAAAAAATGCAGGAGAAAATATGGATCTCTTTGA
- a CDS encoding flagellar motor protein MotB, whose amino-acid sequence MFKKSRVVLLAISFLVSGCAFTFKKTPPEEIEKVQIMRRELQRLRIEIERLKSEKNQEIRELELAKESLESRFRKEIDDSEVRLSLEEKGLVLRFVAEVFFDSGKAELRSEAYVMLDKVAAFLEKDVPDRKISIEGYTDNIPIKYSPWKSNWELSAARALSVLHYFADKRGLDSARVQATGYGEYKPIDSNETKEGRQKNRRVEIVVLPKKLTKIRTEFLEQLGKVLEDRQRRIKEHVK is encoded by the coding sequence ATGTTTAAAAAAAGCCGGGTTGTTTTATTGGCCATTAGTTTTTTAGTTTCAGGATGCGCTTTTACTTTTAAGAAAACACCGCCGGAAGAGATTGAAAAAGTACAGATTATGAGAAGAGAGCTGCAGCGCCTAAGGATTGAGATCGAAAGATTGAAATCCGAGAAAAATCAGGAGATAAGAGAATTAGAATTGGCAAAAGAGAGTTTGGAGAGTAGGTTCAGGAAAGAGATAGACGATAGCGAGGTAAGATTATCTTTGGAAGAGAAGGGTCTGGTTTTAAGGTTTGTTGCTGAAGTTTTTTTTGATTCCGGTAAGGCTGAGTTGCGGTCTGAAGCATATGTCATGCTTGATAAGGTTGCGGCATTTCTTGAAAAAGATGTACCCGATAGAAAGATTTCAATAGAGGGCTATACCGATAATATTCCTATAAAATATTCACCCTGGAAATCCAACTGGGAGCTATCTGCAGCGAGAGCGTTGAGTGTATTGCACTACTTTGCTGACAAAAGAGGTTTGGACTCTGCCCGTGTACAGGCTACTGGATACGGAGAGTATAAGCCTATTGATTCAAACGAAACCAAAGAAGGTCGGCAGAAAAATAGGCGTGTCGAGATAGTAGTGCTTCCTAAAAAACTTACCAAGATTCGGACCGAATTTTTAGAGCAGCTTGGCAAAGTGTTAGAAGACCGCCAGAGAAGAATTAAAGAGCATGTTAAATAA